In a single window of the Pseudodesulfovibrio profundus genome:
- a CDS encoding ferredoxin reductase family protein: MLLLLVAVVAVSFGAWLPWEYPSSSMLYKFGIDRDILTLGKSAGVAAIVLMGLQILFIARFTMIERLVGYDRMVRIHRMVGITIVALAVMHPLLVFSIDDVATIPVKWEYWPEILGGGLLISLSIYAAIAYGRSFSRIPYHYWKWMHQAGAIVLVVTSLVHVYYVTDSYHSGVPLVFLVCVGIVVVVCWGWILFRPFMDGEKHEVVSLTRVGPAARELRLRPLGNPIRHAPGQFAYINVTDGPIPSEPHPFTISSSPGADTLRFVIRCCGDWTNRVGQLRVGDTVQVSGPYGMFSPEAYGCEAGYVCIAGGVGITPMLSMIENMDELSPPLHLVWSNRTVEDAFAREELKEHALRLHQLDVTHVFSRDATSVDNEYTGRVNHDLLDRVLAEVPLSDSLFFVCGPQPFMESVQRTLSEMGVPPSQIVTEEFGF; encoded by the coding sequence ATGCTGCTTCTTTTGGTAGCTGTGGTTGCTGTTTCTTTCGGAGCATGGCTTCCTTGGGAATATCCGTCATCCTCTATGCTCTACAAGTTCGGAATCGACAGGGATATTCTGACACTGGGAAAGTCTGCGGGGGTTGCAGCGATCGTATTGATGGGCCTCCAGATACTTTTCATAGCCCGTTTCACCATGATTGAGCGGCTGGTGGGGTATGACCGCATGGTGCGAATCCATCGGATGGTCGGCATCACCATCGTTGCGTTGGCCGTCATGCATCCGCTGTTGGTTTTTTCCATCGATGATGTGGCCACAATCCCCGTGAAGTGGGAGTACTGGCCCGAAATTCTCGGGGGCGGCTTGCTCATATCGCTGTCAATATATGCAGCCATCGCATATGGGCGCTCCTTCTCAAGAATTCCCTACCACTACTGGAAGTGGATGCATCAGGCCGGGGCCATTGTTCTGGTGGTGACTTCGCTGGTCCATGTCTACTATGTCACCGACAGTTATCACTCCGGCGTGCCACTTGTGTTTTTGGTTTGCGTTGGGATCGTGGTCGTCGTGTGCTGGGGGTGGATATTGTTTCGGCCATTCATGGATGGGGAGAAGCATGAGGTTGTTTCGCTGACACGGGTCGGACCTGCCGCTCGTGAGCTTCGGTTGCGTCCGTTGGGCAATCCAATCCGCCATGCACCTGGACAATTTGCGTACATCAATGTGACTGACGGCCCAATACCGTCGGAGCCGCATCCGTTCACCATTTCGTCTTCACCGGGGGCCGATACTCTCCGGTTTGTCATACGCTGTTGCGGCGACTGGACGAATCGTGTCGGTCAACTCCGGGTTGGGGATACCGTCCAGGTCAGTGGTCCCTATGGTATGTTCAGTCCTGAAGCATATGGTTGCGAAGCTGGTTATGTGTGCATTGCAGGCGGTGTCGGGATTACCCCCATGCTGTCGATGATCGAGAATATGGATGAACTTTCACCTCCATTGCACCTGGTGTGGAGTAACCGGACAGTGGAGGATGCCTTTGCCCGTGAGGAGTTGAAGGAGCATGCCCTTCGCTTGCACCAGCTTGATGTGACACATGTCTTCAGCCGGGATGCCACGAGTGTGGATAACGAATATACGGGCAGGGTCAATCACGATCTGCTTGACCGTGTCCTGGCCGAGGTCCCTTTGTCCGACTCTCTTTTTTTCGTGTGCGGACCACAACCGTTTATGGAAAGTGTTCAGCGCACCCTGAGTGAAATGGGGGTTCCGCCCTCACAGATAGTTACGGAAGAATTTGGTTTTTGA
- a CDS encoding PAS domain S-box protein, whose amino-acid sequence MTESHTLQQALETARRRIKELEEELAKQESSNNTPLEEVAFESAPGGMAILSSEGIFLACNKVGADILGYTVSEMDGLPIDRLCIDEKCKTLLKTSTHVPQNINDNRISMRRKDGERIWVDMDITPVEYGSKQAVLLSFIDITPLKELQSELNSVYSDVEQLIKERTADLENANYNLGALNHKLIKRDVEHQTARKSLQESEQQFRSIFENNHAVMLIIDPDSGAILDANPAAVEFYGYSLREIKTLNIAHINTLDDEEILQEVKNAEQEKRNHFFFKHRLANGDIRDVEVFSGPITSISGRILYSIVHDITERREAEEKLEQYRRIIATATDLYSLVDRDYRCTMVNDSYLSTFKLKKSDVIGKPLQQLMGQPIFDQHIKPYLERAFKGEACNTEHRVQLSGEDRFFTVTYNPVPRADGTIDYVSIVSRDITELKEQEQNLRTFSERLAIATNAGEIGIWELNIETNEVFWDDMMRRLYGLKASDDTPTYEVWHSFVHKDDLAKAEKALQGALKNNSQFSCDFRITRPDGEERHIKSAAQLNDPSERPRSMTGVNWDITKTRKLQEELQRLATTDSLTCAHNRRSFMERAHSEVARSHRHGIPLALLTLDIDHFKRVNDTYGHPAGEEVLKSLVNVCQETLRFTDVFARMGGEEFAAILPETQIPEAIVTAERVRKAVASTPVNTDAGIIDYTVSIGISTLRDDDDSLDDLMRRADKALYKAKENGRNRVETE is encoded by the coding sequence ATGACAGAGAGCCACACGTTACAACAGGCTTTGGAAACTGCCAGGAGGCGGATAAAGGAGCTTGAAGAAGAACTTGCCAAGCAGGAATCTTCAAATAACACCCCACTTGAGGAGGTGGCATTTGAAAGTGCGCCGGGCGGGATGGCGATACTGTCATCGGAAGGAATTTTTCTGGCATGCAACAAGGTAGGAGCAGACATACTCGGATACACCGTCAGCGAAATGGACGGGTTGCCAATCGATAGACTCTGCATTGATGAAAAGTGCAAGACACTCCTCAAGACCTCCACCCATGTTCCCCAAAACATCAATGACAACCGAATAAGCATGCGACGTAAGGATGGGGAACGAATATGGGTCGATATGGACATCACGCCTGTCGAGTACGGAAGCAAGCAGGCAGTTCTCCTCTCATTCATTGACATAACCCCCCTCAAGGAACTGCAATCCGAGTTGAACTCCGTCTATTCCGATGTGGAACAACTCATCAAAGAACGAACCGCAGACCTTGAGAATGCCAATTACAATCTTGGCGCCCTCAACCACAAGCTCATCAAGCGCGATGTGGAACACCAGACAGCCCGCAAGTCCCTGCAGGAAAGCGAGCAACAGTTCCGATCAATTTTCGAGAACAATCACGCGGTGATGCTCATCATCGACCCCGATAGCGGAGCCATTCTCGACGCCAACCCTGCCGCAGTCGAATTCTATGGATATTCATTGCGCGAAATCAAGACGCTCAACATAGCCCACATCAACACCCTTGATGACGAAGAGATTCTGCAGGAAGTAAAGAACGCCGAGCAGGAAAAGCGCAATCACTTCTTTTTCAAGCATCGACTTGCCAATGGGGACATTCGTGATGTGGAGGTATTCAGCGGCCCCATCACTTCCATTTCGGGACGCATACTCTACTCCATTGTTCATGACATCACGGAGCGACGCGAGGCCGAAGAAAAGCTCGAACAGTACCGACGCATCATCGCCACGGCCACCGATCTCTACTCTCTCGTGGATCGTGACTACCGGTGCACCATGGTCAATGATTCATATCTGTCCACATTCAAGCTCAAGAAGAGCGATGTGATCGGAAAGCCGTTGCAGCAACTGATGGGACAACCCATTTTCGACCAACACATCAAGCCATACCTGGAACGTGCTTTCAAGGGGGAAGCCTGCAATACGGAACACAGGGTGCAGTTGTCCGGCGAAGATCGTTTCTTTACGGTCACATACAACCCCGTACCCCGGGCAGACGGCACTATCGATTATGTTTCGATAGTCTCCAGAGACATTACGGAGCTCAAGGAGCAGGAGCAGAATCTTCGTACCTTCTCCGAACGACTCGCCATTGCCACCAACGCCGGGGAAATCGGCATATGGGAATTGAACATTGAAACCAACGAAGTGTTCTGGGACGACATGATGCGTCGCCTTTATGGTCTCAAGGCGTCAGACGATACGCCCACCTATGAGGTATGGCACTCCTTCGTCCACAAGGATGATCTGGCCAAGGCGGAGAAAGCCCTGCAAGGGGCGCTGAAGAACAATTCCCAGTTCTCCTGCGACTTTCGCATTACCAGGCCCGATGGAGAAGAACGTCACATCAAGTCTGCAGCGCAATTGAACGATCCAAGTGAAAGACCGCGTTCCATGACCGGGGTCAACTGGGATATTACGAAGACACGCAAGTTGCAGGAAGAGTTGCAACGCCTGGCCACCACCGATTCCCTGACCTGTGCTCACAACCGACGAAGCTTCATGGAAAGAGCACATTCGGAAGTGGCGCGCAGTCACCGGCACGGCATTCCCCTCGCCTTGCTCACACTCGACATAGACCACTTCAAGCGGGTGAACGACACGTACGGTCACCCTGCCGGAGAGGAGGTGCTCAAGTCGCTGGTTAACGTTTGTCAGGAAACACTGCGATTCACCGATGTCTTCGCACGTATGGGCGGTGAAGAATTCGCAGCCATCCTCCCGGAAACCCAGATTCCGGAAGCAATCGTCACGGCGGAGCGCGTACGAAAGGCCGTAGCCAGCACCCCAGTGAATACCGATGCAGGTATCATCGACTATACCGTCAGCATAGGCATATCCACCTTGCGCGACGATGACGACTCTCTCGACGATCTCATGCGACGAGCAGACAAGGCCCTGTACAAGGCCAAGGAAAATGGGCGCAATCGAGTCGAAACCGAGTGA
- a CDS encoding YceI family protein, which yields MRIKSLVSVALLLFAILAQSAFAADWNVDKAHSYVYFDVKHILSTVRGSFTEFDVNISLDPDKPEQGKVMMTIKTASINTGITKRDNHLRSGDFFDANAYPEMTFVSTGIKRTDETMLLVTGDLTIKGKTHAVTIPMEITGVVDNPLKEGQSVAGFDSRFTIDRLAYGVGTGKFYELGVVGKEVEVFVTIEALSD from the coding sequence ATGCGTATCAAGAGTTTGGTTTCCGTTGCACTTCTACTGTTCGCGATACTCGCTCAATCCGCATTTGCAGCGGATTGGAATGTGGATAAGGCCCATTCCTATGTGTATTTTGATGTGAAGCACATACTGTCCACGGTTCGTGGCAGCTTCACGGAGTTCGATGTCAACATCTCCCTTGATCCTGACAAGCCGGAGCAGGGCAAGGTGATGATGACCATCAAGACGGCTTCCATCAACACAGGAATCACCAAGCGGGACAATCACCTCCGTTCTGGGGATTTCTTTGATGCCAATGCATACCCGGAGATGACTTTTGTCAGTACGGGCATAAAGCGAACTGATGAGACCATGCTGCTCGTAACCGGTGACCTGACTATCAAGGGAAAGACACACGCTGTAACGATCCCCATGGAGATTACCGGCGTTGTGGACAACCCGTTGAAGGAAGGCCAGTCCGTTGCCGGCTTTGACAGCCGATTCACCATTGATCGTCTGGCTTACGGAGTAGGGACAGGAAAGTTCTATGAGCTTGGCGTCGTTGGAAAGGAAGTCGAGGTCTTTGTAACGATAGAGGCTCTCTCTGATTAG